The segment GCTGCCCAGTCGCTGATAGACCTTGATGACGGCAGAATCGTCTTCGCGCCCGAATCCTGCGCCGCTGGCAGCGGTAAACTGCTGCAGAGCACTACCCGCGACCGGCATGGCAAGCTTCAGCTCACGCCCGGTGCTGTGCACGATATTCAAATCCTTGACGAAGATATCGACGGCGGACAGCGGCGTGTAATCGCCTTTCAAAATGTGCGGCACCCGGTTTTCGAACATCCAGGAATTACCGGCGGAATGCGTGATGACGTCATAGAGCGTCTCGGGATCAATCCCCATGCTCATGCCCAGTGCCATGGCTTCAGCAGCCGCCGCGATATGCACGCCCGCCAGATGCTGATTGACCAGCTTGACGCTGGAGCCCGGACCAGCACAGTCGCCGAGACGATAGACATTGGCGGCCATCGCCGACAGCACGGTCTCAGCCTTGGCATATGCTGATGCAGTCCCGGATGACATCACCGAGAGCTCACCACTGCGCGCCTTGACGGCCCCACCGCTGATGGGTGCATCCAGAAGCTCAAGCTTCAAGCCATGAAGGCGTGTTTCCAGTTCGCGAGCAAAGCTCGGCGCCACGGTTGCACACTGAATCACCAGGCTTCCCGGTGACAGCTGTTCGGCCAGGCCGCCCTGCCCCTCTGTCCCGAAAAGAACCTGCTCGACCTGTTCAGCATTGACGACGACCAGCATCACCACCTGGCATTCATCTGCCAGCGCCAGAGGTGACGACACGCAACGACCGCCTGCGGCTTCAAACGCCTGACACGCCATCGGTGAGATATCACACCCGATCACGTCAAATCCCGCCTCCAGCATGGCGCGAGCACTGCCCATGCCCATGGCCCCGAGGCCGATGAGCCCGATCACTGGTGAAGTAGTTGCTGCTGACATCTGGCATCTCCTGCTGAAGCATTTCCCGAACCCGCATCAAGGCGTCCATGACTCACCTATTCGGGCTGAATGTTAGCGCTACCATGTTAGCGCTAACATCAGTAATAGAGTAGGCTGCAAGCCACGACAAGCGGCAGATGAGAAAACGCGACAAATGTCTAATCCCCCCGAATCATCACGGCGTCACCGCAAGGGTGCGATGCAACCAACGCTCAATGAGGTTGCCAAGGAGGCGGGTGTTTCCTCCATCACGGTGTCGCGCTACTTCAATAGTCCGGATAGCGTGCGCGAGGCGACACGTCTCAAGGTCGAGGCCGCCATCGAGAAGGTGGGATATGTGCGCAACATGATTGCGGGTAGCCTGGCCTCGGCGACCAGTCGCGTGATTCCTGTCATCGTGCCGTCGTTGTCCAACATCGTGTTCATCGACGTCATCAAGGGGCTACAGGACGAATTCGAGGCGCACGGCTATCAACTGCTGCTCGGCAAGACGGATTATGATCTCGCACGCGAGACCCAGCTGATACGCACCTTTCTTGGCTGGTCAGCCGCAGGACTTGTCGTGACGGGGCTGCGCCATACTGACGCGACACGCCAGATTCTGGAAAACTGGAATCAGCCCATCGTGGAGATCATGGAGCTGGGGGAAGGGTTGGATCTGAATGTGGGGATGGATCATGTCGCCGCGGGACGCGTCATGTGTGAACACCTGTTGGCACGCGGCTATCGCAACATCCACTTCGCGGGTGCAGAGCTTGATCTCGATTATCGTGCTGCCATGCGCTACGCCGGACATCGTGAGGCACTCGCCGCTGCCGGTATCGAGGAGGCTCCGTTATTGGATCTTCCCGTCCGCCAGCAGATGACCAGTGGCGCCCAGGCACTGGAGCGCATTCGCGAGAGTCATCCGGAGTGCGATGCCATTCATTTCGCCAATGACGACATGGCCTGCGGCGCGATTCTCGCTGCACCCCGCCTGGGCGTGCGTATTCCCGATGACATCGCGATCGCAGGCTTCAATGGCCTACCCATTGGTGAGCACGTCACGCCAAAGCTCACCACCATCCTCTCGCCCCGGGAGCAGATAGGCCGCATGGCTGCACGCAAGTTGCTTGCACGCATCAATGGCGAGCCGGTCGGTGAGGTGAGTCATGACCTGGGATTCACGCTCAGAGTCGGTGAAAGCACCTGACAGAGCCAGTGGTGACCATGGCCTCAGCGCATCAGTTGTGCCATCACCAGCTGCCCTGCCGCGACACAGACAAAGAATGCCGCCCCCGCCAGGCTTGAAGAGAAGATGGCCAGTGCCAAGGATAATACGGCTGC is part of the Cobetia sp. L2A1 genome and harbors:
- the ltnD gene encoding L-threonate dehydrogenase, with protein sequence MSAATTSPVIGLIGLGAMGMGSARAMLEAGFDVIGCDISPMACQAFEAAGGRCVSSPLALADECQVVMLVVVNAEQVEQVLFGTEGQGGLAEQLSPGSLVIQCATVAPSFARELETRLHGLKLELLDAPISGGAVKARSGELSVMSSGTASAYAKAETVLSAMAANVYRLGDCAGPGSSVKLVNQHLAGVHIAAAAEAMALGMSMGIDPETLYDVITHSAGNSWMFENRVPHILKGDYTPLSAVDIFVKDLNIVHSTGRELKLAMPVAGSALQQFTAASGAGFGREDDSAVIKVYQRLGSFSLPAANDAEGVQ
- a CDS encoding LacI family DNA-binding transcriptional regulator, encoding MSNPPESSRRHRKGAMQPTLNEVAKEAGVSSITVSRYFNSPDSVREATRLKVEAAIEKVGYVRNMIAGSLASATSRVIPVIVPSLSNIVFIDVIKGLQDEFEAHGYQLLLGKTDYDLARETQLIRTFLGWSAAGLVVTGLRHTDATRQILENWNQPIVEIMELGEGLDLNVGMDHVAAGRVMCEHLLARGYRNIHFAGAELDLDYRAAMRYAGHREALAAAGIEEAPLLDLPVRQQMTSGAQALERIRESHPECDAIHFANDDMACGAILAAPRLGVRIPDDIAIAGFNGLPIGEHVTPKLTTILSPREQIGRMAARKLLARINGEPVGEVSHDLGFTLRVGEST